The following are encoded together in the Xanthomonas sacchari genome:
- a CDS encoding exo 1,3/1,4-beta-D-glucan glucohydrolase: protein MCKGDVQAAAPARVEASPWPSVNWPLPEDPALEQRLTDLIATMTVEEKVGQLVQGDIGSLTPEDVRTYRLGSILAGGNSDPGGRYDAAPAEWLALADAFYAVSMDTSHGGKAIPVLFGIDAVHGQSNIVGATLFPHNIGLGATRNPALLRRIGEITALETRATGMEWTFAPTVAVPQDDRWGRTYEGYSESPAVVASYAGAMVEGLQGKVGTPAFLDGRHVIASVKHFLGDGGTTDGRDQGDTRISEAELVRIHAAGYPPAIAAGAQTAMASFNSVNGEKMHGHKTYLTDALKGRMHFGGFVVGDWNGHGQVKGCTPTDCPTTINAGLDMAMASDSWKGFYTTTLAAAKNGTISRQRLDDAVRRILRVKMRLGLFEAGKPSARAVGGQFALIGAPAHRAVARQAVRESLVLLKNQGGLLPLSPKQRILVAGDGANDVGKQAGGWTLNWQGTGTTRKDFPNADTIYEGFAQQAKAAGGEAVLAVDGKYTTKPDVAVVVFGENPYAEFQGDRPTLAYKPGDDTDLALIKRLKADGIPVVAVFLSGRPLWVNRELNAADAFVAAWLPGSEGAGIADVLLRTAQGGVQHDFKGKLSFSWPRTATQYVNNVGQQGYDPLFAFGYGLRYADNGNLARLPEVSGLTGNEGAAGVFFARGAAGPGMALRLEGSNGQGVTVTRVPESLDGALLNVTGVDHLAQEDGRRLAWSGGREAVVALQSHTPLDLQRESNGDLMLVTTLRVDAAPRGEAWLAVGCGSGCTARVAIGPTLATLPLGQWTRVGVPLKCLAAAGADLGKLDRPWALATAGTMTLSVSRVALGALNEAETTVACPSA, encoded by the coding sequence GTGTGCAAGGGCGACGTCCAGGCCGCGGCGCCCGCCCGCGTGGAGGCCAGCCCCTGGCCCAGCGTGAACTGGCCGCTGCCCGAGGATCCCGCGCTGGAACAGCGCCTCACCGACCTGATCGCCACCATGACGGTGGAGGAAAAGGTCGGCCAGCTGGTGCAGGGCGATATCGGCAGCCTGACGCCGGAGGACGTACGCACCTATCGCCTGGGGTCGATCCTGGCCGGCGGCAATTCCGATCCTGGCGGCCGCTACGACGCCGCGCCGGCCGAATGGCTGGCGCTGGCCGATGCGTTCTATGCGGTGTCGATGGACACCTCGCACGGCGGCAAGGCGATTCCGGTGCTGTTCGGCATCGATGCCGTGCACGGGCAGAGCAACATCGTCGGCGCCACGCTGTTCCCGCACAACATCGGTCTGGGCGCGACCCGCAATCCGGCGCTGCTGCGCCGGATCGGCGAAATCACCGCGCTGGAAACGCGCGCCACCGGCATGGAGTGGACCTTCGCGCCGACCGTGGCGGTGCCGCAGGACGATCGCTGGGGACGCACCTACGAGGGCTATTCCGAATCGCCCGCGGTGGTGGCCAGCTACGCCGGCGCGATGGTCGAAGGGCTGCAGGGCAAGGTGGGCACGCCAGCGTTCCTCGATGGCCGCCACGTGATCGCCTCTGTCAAGCACTTCCTGGGCGATGGCGGCACCACCGACGGCCGTGACCAGGGCGACACCAGGATCAGTGAGGCCGAGCTGGTCCGCATCCACGCCGCGGGCTATCCCCCGGCCATCGCCGCCGGTGCGCAGACCGCGATGGCCTCGTTCAACAGCGTCAACGGCGAAAAGATGCATGGTCACAAGACCTACCTGACCGACGCGCTGAAGGGGCGCATGCACTTCGGTGGCTTCGTGGTCGGCGACTGGAACGGCCACGGACAGGTCAAGGGCTGCACGCCGACCGATTGCCCCACCACCATCAACGCCGGCCTGGACATGGCCATGGCCTCGGACAGTTGGAAGGGCTTCTACACCACCACGCTGGCGGCGGCGAAGAACGGCACCATTTCCCGGCAACGCCTGGACGATGCGGTGCGCCGGATCCTGCGGGTCAAGATGCGGCTGGGCCTGTTCGAGGCGGGCAAGCCGTCGGCGCGCGCGGTCGGTGGGCAGTTCGCGCTGATCGGCGCACCGGCGCATCGGGCGGTGGCACGGCAGGCGGTGCGCGAGTCGCTGGTGCTGCTGAAGAACCAGGGCGGTCTGCTGCCGCTGTCGCCGAAGCAGCGCATCCTGGTGGCCGGCGACGGCGCCAACGACGTCGGCAAGCAGGCCGGCGGCTGGACGCTGAACTGGCAGGGCACCGGCACCACCCGCAAGGACTTCCCGAATGCGGACACCATCTACGAAGGTTTCGCGCAGCAGGCCAAGGCCGCGGGCGGCGAGGCCGTGCTGGCGGTCGACGGCAAGTACACGACCAAGCCGGACGTCGCGGTGGTGGTGTTCGGCGAGAACCCGTACGCGGAGTTCCAGGGCGATCGGCCGACCCTGGCCTACAAGCCGGGCGACGACACCGACCTGGCGCTGATCAAGCGGCTCAAGGCCGACGGCATTCCCGTGGTCGCGGTGTTCCTCAGCGGGCGCCCGCTGTGGGTCAACCGCGAACTCAATGCGGCCGATGCCTTCGTGGCCGCATGGCTGCCCGGTTCGGAAGGCGCGGGTATCGCCGACGTGTTGCTGCGCACCGCGCAGGGCGGCGTGCAGCACGACTTCAAGGGAAAACTGAGCTTCAGTTGGCCGCGCACGGCCACGCAATACGTCAACAACGTGGGGCAACAGGGCTACGACCCGCTGTTCGCCTTCGGCTACGGCCTGCGCTATGCCGACAACGGCAACTTGGCCAGGTTGCCGGAAGTCTCCGGCCTCACCGGAAACGAAGGTGCGGCCGGCGTGTTCTTCGCCCGCGGCGCGGCCGGCCCGGGCATGGCCCTGCGCCTGGAAGGAAGCAACGGGCAGGGCGTGACCGTCACCCGCGTGCCGGAATCGCTCGACGGCGCGCTGTTGAACGTCACCGGCGTCGATCACCTGGCGCAGGAGGACGGCCGCCGCCTCGCCTGGTCGGGCGGGCGCGAAGCGGTGGTCGCGCTGCAGTCGCATACGCCGCTGGACCTGCAGCGCGAGAGCAACGGCGACCTGATGCTGGTGACCACGCTGCGGGTGGACGCCGCACCGCGCGGCGAGGCGTGGCTGGCGGTCGGCTGCGGCAGCGGCTGCACCGCGCGCGTGGCGATCGGGCCGACGCTCGCAACCCTGCCGCTGGGCCAGTGGACGCGCGTGGGCGTGCCGCTCAAGTGCCTGGCGGCGGCCGGCGCCGATCTGGGCAAGCTGGATCGTCCCTGGGCATTGGCGACGGCGGGCACGATGACGCTGTCGGTGTCGCGGGTCGCGCTCGGCGCGCTTAACGAAGCGGAGACCACCGTCGCATGCCCGAGCGCATGA
- a CDS encoding alpha-glucuronidase family glycosyl hydrolase, giving the protein MACAAIALMACAGGVRAEDGAALWMRYVPAQGAAPTTDARMRLDEVVAPEQSPTQRVARDELERGLSGLFGRAPAMRAAATGDHAVVLGTPQSSPALAPFREEIAALGEEGYLLKRTRIDGHAVLLVAAPRDIGVLYGVFHLLRLLQTGASLEALAVRESPRIQLRVLDHWDDLDGHVERGYAGRSLWDWQSLPEWRDPRYTDYARANASVGINGTVLNNVNANAQSLAPAYLAKAAALADVFRPYGIRVYLSARFSAPIELGGLKTADPHDPAVQRWWRDKAAEIYARIPDFGGFLVKANSEGQPGPQDYGRSHADGANLLADALAPHGGVVMWRAFVYAHDVPVDRAMQAYTEFVGLDGAFRPNVIVQVKNGPIDFQPREPLHPLFGAMPRTPLMLEVQITKEYLGFATHLVYLGPLYEEVLQSDTRARGAGSTVADVVDGTLEGHALTGIAGVANIGNDRTWSGSHFDQANWYAFGRLAWNPHQSARAIAEDWVAMTFSPAPEVVQPIVGMMMGSREAAVNYMTPLGLHHLMARGHHYGPGPWVDGGPRADWTAVYYHRADRDGIGFDRTARGSNAVSQYAPDVAAVYGDPARVPESLLLWFHHVPWDHRMASGRPLWDELVGRYTQGVRQVQAMQSTWDGLRGKVDAERHAQVAAFLRIQLREAQWWRDASVAYFQSVSGRPLPAGEAAPPHPLAWYQALQFPSAPGDGR; this is encoded by the coding sequence ATGGCGTGTGCTGCCATCGCGCTGATGGCCTGCGCGGGCGGCGTGCGTGCGGAGGACGGCGCTGCGCTGTGGATGCGTTACGTGCCGGCGCAAGGCGCTGCGCCCACGACAGACGCGCGCATGCGCCTGGATGAAGTGGTGGCGCCGGAGCAGAGCCCGACGCAGCGTGTGGCGCGCGACGAACTGGAGCGTGGCCTTAGCGGCCTGTTCGGACGCGCGCCGGCGATGCGGGCCGCGGCGACCGGCGACCACGCTGTGGTGCTGGGCACGCCACAGTCGTCGCCAGCGCTTGCGCCATTCCGCGAGGAGATCGCGGCGCTGGGCGAGGAGGGCTACCTGCTCAAGCGCACGCGTATCGACGGACACGCGGTGCTGCTGGTGGCGGCACCGCGTGACATCGGCGTGCTGTACGGGGTGTTCCATCTGCTGCGCCTGCTGCAGACCGGCGCATCGCTCGAAGCGCTCGCGGTGCGCGAGTCGCCACGGATCCAGTTGCGCGTGCTCGACCATTGGGACGACCTGGACGGCCATGTCGAGCGCGGTTATGCCGGCCGCTCGTTGTGGGACTGGCAGAGCCTGCCGGAGTGGCGCGACCCGCGCTACACCGACTACGCGCGCGCCAATGCTTCGGTCGGCATCAACGGCACGGTGTTGAACAACGTCAATGCCAACGCGCAGAGCCTGGCGCCGGCCTACCTCGCCAAGGCGGCGGCGCTGGCGGACGTGTTCCGGCCCTACGGCATCCGCGTGTACCTGAGCGCACGCTTCAGCGCGCCGATCGAACTGGGTGGGTTGAAGACCGCCGATCCGCACGACCCGGCCGTGCAGCGCTGGTGGCGCGACAAGGCCGCCGAGATCTACGCGCGCATTCCGGATTTCGGCGGCTTCCTGGTCAAGGCCAATTCCGAAGGACAGCCCGGCCCGCAGGACTACGGCCGCTCGCATGCCGACGGCGCCAACCTGCTGGCCGATGCGCTGGCGCCGCACGGCGGCGTGGTGATGTGGCGGGCCTTCGTCTATGCCCACGACGTGCCGGTGGATCGCGCCATGCAGGCGTACACCGAGTTCGTCGGCCTCGACGGTGCTTTCCGCCCGAACGTGATCGTGCAGGTCAAGAACGGGCCCATCGACTTCCAGCCGCGCGAGCCCTTGCATCCGCTGTTCGGCGCGATGCCGCGCACGCCGCTGATGCTGGAGGTGCAGATCACCAAGGAGTATCTGGGCTTCGCCACGCACCTGGTGTACCTGGGGCCGCTGTACGAGGAGGTACTGCAGTCCGACACCCGTGCCCGCGGCGCGGGCTCCACGGTGGCGGACGTGGTGGACGGAACGCTGGAGGGCCATGCCCTGACCGGCATCGCCGGCGTCGCCAACATCGGCAACGACCGCACCTGGAGCGGCTCGCACTTCGACCAGGCCAACTGGTACGCCTTCGGCCGCCTGGCCTGGAATCCGCACCAATCCGCCCGCGCCATCGCCGAGGACTGGGTGGCGATGACGTTCTCGCCGGCGCCGGAGGTGGTGCAGCCCATCGTGGGGATGATGATGGGCTCGCGCGAGGCAGCGGTGAACTACATGACCCCGCTGGGCCTGCACCACCTGATGGCGCGCGGCCACCACTACGGTCCCGGCCCGTGGGTGGACGGCGGCCCGCGCGCGGACTGGACGGCGGTGTACTACCACCGCGCCGATCGCGATGGCATCGGTTTCGACCGCACCGCGCGCGGCAGCAATGCGGTGAGCCAGTACGCACCGGACGTGGCGGCCGTATATGGCGATCCGGCGCGGGTGCCCGAGTCGCTGCTGCTGTGGTTCCACCACGTGCCGTGGGACCACCGCATGGCCTCCGGACGACCGTTGTGGGACGAACTGGTTGGGCGCTATACGCAAGGCGTGCGCCAGGTGCAGGCCATGCAGTCCACCTGGGACGGGCTGCGCGGCAAGGTGGATGCCGAGCGGCACGCGCAGGTGGCGGCGTTCCTGCGCATCCAGCTGCGCGAAGCGCAGTGGTGGCGCGATGCCAGCGTGGCGTATTTCCAGTCGGTGAGCGGACGGCCGTTGCCCGCGGGCGAAGCCGCGCCGCCGCATCCGTTGGCCTGGTACCAGGCGCTGCAGTTTCCTTCCGCACCGGGAGATGGACGATGA
- a CDS encoding LacI family DNA-binding transcriptional regulator, with protein sequence MDKPKKAVRRKTSGVTIDEVAALAGVSPMTVSRAINQGKVRDATRERVMRAVRELGYTPNLAASSLAAAQHTRIALIYTNPSGAYLRELLVGLLRVASNAAIQLVIHYWEDLDADAERKAARALAGRVDGVILPPPLCESQAAVTELVKAGIPVVAIAAGRLSDAISCVRIDDFHAGKEMAEHLIGQGHRRIGFIRGRQDLSASARRYEGFVTALQEAGLKIEPGLVQQGDYTYRSGLAAAEKLLSQRRPPTAIFASNDDMGAAAISVAHRRGLEVPRDLSVVGFDDTSAATTVWPELTTIHQPIASMADAAIDILLRSIRRKRDDARVSSDHVVPHRLVLRGSVASPPKGR encoded by the coding sequence TTGGACAAGCCGAAGAAAGCGGTCCGCCGCAAGACCAGCGGGGTGACGATCGACGAGGTGGCGGCCCTGGCCGGCGTCTCGCCGATGACCGTCTCGCGCGCGATCAACCAGGGCAAGGTGCGCGACGCCACGCGCGAGCGCGTGATGCGCGCGGTGCGCGAGCTGGGCTACACGCCCAACCTGGCCGCCAGTTCGCTGGCCGCCGCGCAGCACACGCGCATCGCCCTGATCTACACCAATCCCAGCGGCGCCTACCTGCGCGAACTGCTGGTTGGTTTGCTGCGCGTGGCGTCCAACGCCGCCATCCAGTTGGTCATCCATTACTGGGAAGACCTGGACGCCGACGCCGAGCGCAAGGCCGCGCGTGCCCTGGCCGGGCGCGTGGACGGCGTGATCCTGCCGCCGCCGTTGTGCGAGTCGCAGGCGGCGGTGACCGAATTGGTCAAGGCCGGCATCCCGGTGGTCGCGATCGCCGCGGGGCGCCTCAGCGACGCAATCTCCTGCGTGCGCATCGACGACTTCCACGCGGGCAAGGAGATGGCCGAACACCTGATCGGCCAGGGCCACCGGCGCATCGGCTTCATCCGCGGCCGCCAGGATCTCAGCGCCAGCGCGCGGCGCTACGAGGGCTTCGTCACCGCCCTGCAGGAGGCCGGGCTGAAGATCGAACCCGGCCTGGTCCAGCAGGGGGATTACACCTATCGCTCGGGCCTGGCCGCCGCCGAGAAACTGCTGTCGCAGCGGCGGCCACCGACCGCGATCTTCGCCAGCAACGACGACATGGGCGCGGCGGCGATCTCGGTCGCGCACCGGCGCGGCCTGGAGGTGCCGCGCGACCTGTCGGTGGTGGGCTTCGACGACACCTCGGCCGCCACCACCGTCTGGCCGGAACTCACCACCATCCACCAACCGATCGCCTCGATGGCCGACGCCGCCATCGACATCCTGCTGCGCAGCATCCGCCGCAAGCGCGACGACGCGCGCGTGTCCAGCGACCACGTGGTGCCGCACCGGCTGGTGCTGCGCGGTTCGGTCGCCAGCCCGCCCAAGGGGCGCTAG
- the xylA gene encoding xylose isomerase, whose product MHTQPFIGAKEYFPGIGRIPFEGRGSDNPLAFKVYDANKVVGGKTMQDHLRFAVCYWHTFCNAGQDPFGPGTRHFLWEVGAPLASAEAKVDAAFEFFTKLGVPYWCFHDIDLAPDADDAGQYEKNLKHMVGLAKARQDATGMKLLWGTANLFSHPRYMNGAATNPDFAVVARAAVQVKAALEATVELGGEHYVFWGGREGYASLVNTQMKRELEHFARFLTMARDYGRSIGLKGNFLIEPKPMEPMKHQYDFDSATVAGFLKQHGLDKDFKLNIEANHATLSGHTFEHDLQVASDHGLLGSIDANRGNAQNGWDTDQFPTDLYDTVGAMLVVLRQGGLEGGLNFDAKVRRESTELEDLFIAHIGGMDAFARGLEVAHALLTDSPWEQWRQERYASFDSGAGQDFARGALGLVELAALGAKGGEPRQISGRQERYENLINQYLLR is encoded by the coding sequence ATGCACACCCAGCCCTTCATCGGCGCCAAGGAATACTTCCCCGGCATCGGCCGCATCCCCTTCGAGGGCCGCGGCTCGGACAACCCGCTGGCCTTCAAGGTCTATGACGCCAACAAGGTCGTCGGCGGCAAGACCATGCAGGACCATCTGCGCTTCGCGGTCTGCTACTGGCACACCTTCTGCAACGCCGGGCAGGATCCGTTCGGCCCGGGCACGCGCCACTTCCTCTGGGAGGTCGGTGCGCCGCTGGCCAGCGCCGAGGCGAAAGTGGATGCGGCGTTCGAGTTCTTCACCAAGCTCGGCGTGCCGTACTGGTGCTTCCACGACATCGACCTGGCGCCGGACGCCGACGATGCCGGGCAGTACGAGAAGAACCTCAAGCACATGGTCGGCCTGGCCAAGGCGCGCCAGGACGCGACCGGCATGAAACTGCTGTGGGGCACGGCCAATCTGTTCTCGCATCCGCGCTACATGAACGGTGCCGCGACCAATCCCGATTTCGCCGTGGTGGCGCGCGCCGCCGTGCAGGTGAAGGCGGCGCTGGAGGCGACGGTGGAGCTGGGCGGCGAGCATTACGTGTTCTGGGGCGGCCGCGAAGGCTATGCCTCGCTGGTCAATACGCAGATGAAGCGCGAACTGGAGCACTTCGCGCGCTTCCTGACCATGGCGCGCGACTACGGCCGCAGCATCGGCCTGAAGGGCAACTTCCTGATCGAGCCCAAGCCGATGGAGCCGATGAAGCATCAGTACGACTTCGACAGCGCGACGGTGGCGGGCTTCCTGAAGCAGCATGGCCTGGACAAGGACTTCAAGCTCAATATCGAGGCCAACCACGCCACGCTGTCGGGCCACACCTTCGAACACGACCTGCAGGTGGCGTCCGACCACGGCCTGCTGGGCAGCATCGATGCCAACCGCGGCAACGCGCAGAACGGCTGGGATACCGACCAGTTCCCCACCGACCTGTACGACACCGTGGGCGCCATGCTGGTGGTACTGCGCCAGGGTGGCCTGGAGGGCGGCCTGAACTTCGACGCCAAGGTGCGCCGCGAGTCCACCGAGCTGGAGGATCTGTTCATTGCCCACATCGGCGGCATGGATGCCTTCGCCCGCGGACTGGAAGTGGCCCACGCGCTGCTCACCGACTCGCCCTGGGAACAGTGGCGCCAGGAGCGCTATGCCAGCTTCGACAGCGGCGCCGGCCAGGACTTCGCGCGCGGTGCGCTCGGCCTCGTCGAGCTGGCCGCATTAGGCGCGAAGGGCGGCGAGCCGCGGCAGATCAGCGGCCGCCAGGAGCGCTACGAGAACCTGATCAACCAGTACCTGCTGCGCTGA
- a CDS encoding tryptophan halogenase family protein, protein MNLANTTDGRIRKVVIAGGGTAGWLAGCALAHQFRDRLDITLVESEQIGTVGVGESTVPPIRTFHRFLQIDEQEFLRAVAGTFKLSISFEHWRRPGDRFIHPFGTIGQGTWATPFHHFWLDSLRRGMPSDLGDFCLESVASRADRFSLETQPQVNYAYHFDAALYAKFLRRKAEGYGLRRVEGQIREVRQHAHDGSVASLLLADGQLIEGDLFIDCTGFRGLLTEQTLHTGYEDWREWLPSDRAVAVQTEAVAPPVPYTRAIAHEAGWRWHIALQHRVGCGLVFSSRHMSDDEAHAKLLRDVDGPPLRDPWLVPFRSGRRLQAWNKNVVALGLASGFIEPLESTSIHLTISAVVRLIQLFPHDGISPALVELYNTVSRQEMEHVRDFIILHYHATQRDEPMWKACREMALPESLAIRLRAWRERAHAWQDPGELFRVDSWTSVLLGQGIQPGPPHPLAAAIGDADLRTLLTRIRQPLQQASAAMPSQAEFIERYCKATPDVWQRSVSLA, encoded by the coding sequence GTGAACCTGGCCAACACCACGGACGGACGCATCCGCAAGGTCGTCATCGCCGGCGGCGGCACCGCGGGCTGGCTGGCCGGCTGCGCGCTGGCCCACCAGTTCCGCGATCGCCTGGACATCACCCTGGTGGAGTCCGAGCAGATCGGCACCGTGGGCGTCGGCGAGTCGACCGTGCCGCCGATCCGCACCTTTCACCGCTTTCTGCAGATCGACGAACAGGAGTTCCTGCGCGCCGTGGCCGGCACGTTCAAGCTGTCGATCTCGTTCGAACATTGGCGCCGTCCGGGCGATCGTTTCATCCATCCGTTCGGCACGATCGGGCAGGGCACCTGGGCCACGCCGTTCCATCATTTCTGGCTGGACAGCCTGCGCCGCGGCATGCCGTCGGACCTGGGCGATTTCTGCCTGGAAAGCGTCGCCTCGCGTGCGGACCGGTTCTCGCTGGAGACCCAGCCGCAGGTCAACTACGCCTATCACTTCGACGCCGCGCTCTACGCGAAGTTCCTGCGCAGGAAGGCCGAAGGCTACGGCTTGCGCCGGGTGGAAGGGCAGATCCGCGAAGTGCGGCAGCATGCGCACGACGGCTCCGTCGCGTCGCTGCTGCTGGCAGACGGGCAGCTCATCGAAGGCGACCTGTTCATCGACTGCACCGGCTTCCGCGGTCTGCTGACCGAGCAGACCCTGCACACCGGCTACGAAGACTGGCGCGAGTGGTTGCCCAGCGATCGCGCCGTGGCGGTGCAGACCGAGGCGGTCGCGCCGCCGGTGCCGTATACCCGTGCCATCGCGCACGAGGCCGGGTGGCGCTGGCATATCGCGCTCCAGCACCGGGTCGGTTGCGGGTTGGTGTTCTCCAGTCGGCACATGTCCGACGACGAGGCGCACGCCAAGCTGCTGCGCGACGTCGACGGTCCGCCGCTGCGCGACCCGTGGCTGGTGCCGTTCCGCAGCGGGCGCAGGCTGCAGGCGTGGAACAAGAACGTGGTGGCGTTGGGCCTGGCCAGTGGCTTCATCGAGCCGCTGGAATCGACCAGCATCCACCTGACCATCAGCGCCGTGGTGCGCCTGATCCAGCTGTTTCCCCACGACGGCATCAGCCCGGCGCTGGTGGAGCTGTACAACACGGTCAGCCGCCAGGAGATGGAACACGTACGCGATTTCATCATCCTGCACTACCACGCCACCCAGCGCGACGAGCCGATGTGGAAAGCCTGCCGCGAGATGGCGCTGCCGGAGTCGCTGGCGATCCGGCTGCGCGCCTGGCGCGAACGGGCGCACGCCTGGCAGGACCCGGGCGAGCTGTTCCGCGTGGATTCCTGGACCAGCGTGTTGCTGGGGCAGGGCATCCAGCCGGGACCGCCGCATCCGCTGGCCGCCGCCATCGGCGATGCGGATCTGCGCACGCTGCTGACGCGGATCCGGCAGCCGCTGCAGCAGGCCAGCGCGGCGATGCCATCGCAGGCGGAGTTCATCGAACGCTACTGCAAGGCGACCCCGGACGTCTGGCAGCGGAGCGTGTCCCTGGCGTAA
- the xylB gene encoding xylulokinase, with the protein MEERELVAGIDAGTQSLKVVVYDPVGRSVVASSSAPLELHSTADGSREQHPANWVAALQACFHAIDPALRSCIAALAVSGQQHGFVPVDAAGEVLAPAKLWCDTSTSAECVQIMDALGGAARTIALAGNPILAGYTASKLPWTKTHRPEAYARLATILLPHDYLNFVLTGQRFCEYGDASGTGWLDVRTRTWSTELLRATDPQRDLADCLPRLAAPDALFDIDPAAANLLGVPATLKVAVGGGDNMMAAIGTGCVVPGRLAMSLGTSGTLFAYSDTPVVDPDGAWAAFCSSTGGWLPLICTMNCTVATEQVAAAFGFSTRDGDAHLHATAPGADGLVMLPFLNGERTPDLPLGKGVLAGLDTHNMTPAHLYRAAMEGATYSLKYGFDAFVRAGMQFERIVLTGGGSHSGAWRQLVADVFGLPVDVPAQPEGAAFGAALQALWAVGLARGDAASIADIAQQHVAVDPQLSARPDPARTQAYAAAYARFLRYLDAVMPLFRG; encoded by the coding sequence GTGGAAGAACGGGAACTGGTAGCCGGAATCGATGCGGGAACGCAGAGCCTGAAGGTCGTGGTCTATGACCCGGTCGGGCGCAGCGTCGTGGCCAGCAGCAGCGCGCCGCTGGAGTTGCATTCCACCGCCGATGGCAGCCGTGAACAACATCCGGCCAACTGGGTCGCGGCCCTGCAGGCCTGCTTCCACGCCATCGACCCTGCGCTGCGCTCGTGCATCGCCGCGCTGGCGGTCTCGGGCCAGCAGCATGGGTTCGTGCCGGTCGATGCGGCAGGCGAGGTGCTGGCACCTGCCAAGCTGTGGTGCGACACCAGCACCTCGGCCGAGTGCGTGCAGATCATGGACGCGCTCGGCGGCGCGGCGCGCACCATCGCGCTGGCGGGCAACCCGATCCTGGCCGGCTACACCGCGTCCAAGCTGCCGTGGACCAAGACCCATCGGCCCGAGGCGTATGCGCGCCTCGCGACCATTCTGCTGCCGCACGACTACCTCAACTTCGTACTGACCGGCCAGCGCTTCTGCGAATACGGCGATGCGTCGGGCACGGGCTGGCTGGACGTGCGCACCCGCACCTGGTCGACCGAGCTGCTGCGCGCCACCGATCCGCAGCGCGATCTGGCGGACTGCCTGCCGCGCCTGGCCGCACCCGATGCCTTGTTCGACATCGACCCGGCCGCGGCCAACTTGCTCGGCGTGCCGGCGACGCTGAAGGTCGCCGTCGGCGGCGGCGACAACATGATGGCGGCCATCGGCACCGGCTGCGTCGTGCCCGGCCGCCTGGCGATGAGCCTGGGCACCTCCGGCACCCTGTTCGCCTACTCCGACACGCCGGTGGTCGACCCGGACGGCGCGTGGGCCGCGTTCTGCTCCTCCACCGGCGGCTGGTTGCCGCTGATCTGCACGATGAACTGCACCGTGGCGACCGAGCAGGTCGCCGCCGCGTTCGGCTTCAGCACCCGCGACGGCGATGCGCACCTGCACGCCACCGCGCCCGGCGCCGACGGACTGGTGATGCTGCCGTTCCTCAACGGCGAGCGCACGCCCGACCTGCCGCTGGGCAAGGGGGTGCTGGCGGGCCTGGACACGCACAACATGACCCCGGCCCACCTCTATCGCGCGGCGATGGAAGGGGCGACGTACAGCCTGAAGTACGGCTTCGACGCCTTCGTGCGTGCCGGCATGCAGTTCGAGCGCATCGTGCTGACCGGCGGCGGAAGCCACAGCGGCGCGTGGCGGCAATTGGTGGCCGATGTGTTCGGCCTGCCGGTGGACGTGCCCGCGCAGCCGGAAGGCGCGGCGTTCGGCGCGGCCTTGCAGGCGCTGTGGGCCGTGGGCCTGGCACGCGGCGATGCCGCTTCCATCGCCGACATCGCGCAACAGCATGTGGCGGTCGATCCGCAGCTGTCCGCCCGTCCGGATCCGGCGCGCACCCAGGCCTATGCCGCGGCCTATGCGCGCTTCCTGCGCTACCTCGATGCCGTCATGCCGCTGTTCCGCGGTTGA